The nucleotide window TTAGCCTCAACCAAGCGGTATAACAAGGCGTTTAAGACGGATTCCCAACGCTCGGCATTTTCGGTTTGCTTCATCTTTGGTGTTTACGGCACAATACTTCAAATGTAGTGGTATGCGTTGCTCACCACTTAACGCGGCGTTATGCATTAATGAGGAAAATATGTGTTATATAAATGGTAAAAGTGGATTCGAGGATTTAGTTGACAAGAATGAGTTCGACGAAAAAGTGAAATTAGCATTGCCGACAGCAATTGATAGGTATAACGAAAGTCGGTATTTTGCACAGTTGCTTTCAGCATTGAAACCTAATGAATCGAACATACCTCAAGCTAATTGGCTGTTAAGTGCTTTCTTTTCTGCTGTTATTTCTATTCGGGAAGCGGCTGAAATAGATATAACGTCGCGAGGCATATCGAAAAGTGACTTTAATAAAATGGATATTGCTAAAGAGTTTTACCTACCATCGGATAGTCCTGACCCCTATGAAAATGACCCTCTAGCCGTAAACCGAATGTTTCGCGATATAAGAAATCTGAGAGTTCATTTTGCGGTGCCTTTAGTAGAGATAAAGGATGGGAAGTGGAATCTACTCAAGATTGAGCAAAATACTTTTTTGAAATTAAAGCGTCGACAGACCACGGAGCAAGAAGCTACCGCTTTTTTTGAGTATAAGGAATCGAGTAGTTTTATTAAGGGGTTGTTTCAGCACTTGTTTGTTTTGTCGCTGGTAATTTCTAAGACAATCAAAGAGATAAATGCATAACAAGCAATTTAAGAGGGATTCACAACGCTCGGAATTTTGGCTTCTACTTCAAATTTAGTGTTTATGGCACAATGCTTTAGGTTGAGTGGTAGCGTTGTTCACCCCTTAATTGGGCGTTATGTGCATGCGTCTGTTTGAACAAGCTCGCAATGATTCTAGGTTTAGGGTGGCACTTTTCGTATTTCATAGAACAATCATGAGTAAAGGAGGTTCTATCATGCGAAAAATTGAGTTTATGGGGTTTCCCCGAGCACTTTCTATGAGTCTTGCGTCATTGTTTGGCGGTGTATCAGTATTGCTAGTAATGCAGTTTGCCTTTTCGATAGAGCAAAACTTGTTTACCTATGGTGCAGTTCTAGTTGGTGCTATTTTTCAGTACGTAGGGACGGTGAAAAGAAGTGAAAGCAACCTGACAACGGATAACGACGATATTTATCTATTTGGCATTCCGGCTGCTTTAAGGTGTCAAAGTTCAATTTTGGGGAAGCGATATATTCGTATCACGCCTTTGACCTCAAATGGGTATCATAGGGTCAGGTCTATGAGTCTTGGGTATCAAAAAATGACTGGCAGTTGATGTTGGAAAAATGCACATAACAAAGCATTTAAGAGTGATTCGCAACGCTTGGCGTTTTCGCTTCGCTCAAGTATAGCCAAGCGCCGCTCACACCTTAATGCGGCGTTAGGAATTTGTGTTTCTTATAGCCTTCAATCTCCCTTGATAGACTGGTAAGCATAGCCTAATTTAAAGTAGTCTCTCGGTTTATTAATATATTAAGGGGGGGGGGGGGGATGGAAGTGATATGGTCAATACCTGTTCTAGTGATAATTTGGTGGTGTTTATTTCAACTCCAAAGGTTGGGTGCTCTTGATCCGCATCATGTCGAAGCAACTCCGGGTAAATGGAGTACTCTAGTCAAGTCAGGAATCACTTTGTTTGCTTTACTTTTAATTCCTGGGCTGCATGAAATAAAACCTGAATGGGTTCCTTTCTTCTCGATGTTTGTTCTCGCCCAAACTGTTGCAGTAGCCTTTACCTCTCCAGACAAGTTTAGAGAGGACGAGCAACCAGATAAACTATTGAGGATATTGGAACCATATAAAAGTGCAATTGCAGGTGCATTTATAGCTAAGGTTCTTTCGATTGTTTTAGCGTTCGTTTTAGCTTGGCTTGTAGGTGACTGGTGGTTTCTAGCCCTTATAATTATCGGTTTTATGCTGATCAGTGGGAAAGGAATGACAGCCCTATTAGTTATTCAGGCAGAAGATGGCGAGTTCTCATCTTTAACGGAAGAGGAAAGAGTAAGTAAAATGCACGAATGGGCCCCAGTGATTTCCAAAGGAAAACTAGCATATGCGGTTGGCTGCTCTGCATTTGGTGTGGTTTTATTTCAGTTTGCTAATTTAGAACCCGGAAATTGGATGGGCTGGTCAGGTTTACTTGGTGGAGCTTTAGTGAACGGTATCCTGTCGAGCATTCATTCCTAACAAAGCATTTAAGAGTGATTCCTAACGCTTGGCATTCTTCATTCCATCTTTGGGTTAAGTGTTTACGGTGGTATGGTTTGGTTTCGTGGTCGCGTTACTCACACCTTAATGCGGCGCTGGCGGATCCCCTCATAATTCACCTAAGCCACAAGTGTGTGTGAGACGTTGATATTCCAACATAGCCCAATGATATTGGGATCCTTTTATTTGGTATCTCCGATGACAACGTACCTCTTTACCCAGTCTAGGGATGGATAGTACTCGGCGATGTTTGATGGTGTTGGCTTGGAAGTCATAATGCCATTGAGCTTGCATGGCGATTAAGCCATTCCACCACATGATGATTTCTGCCATTAGCGCCATGAGCAGCAGGATATCGATACGATTCGTACAGCGAGTTCGATTGTGGCGCAGTGCCAATCCGTAAGCGGGGCTTTTTAGATCTCGAAACGACTCTTCAATCTGCATTCTTTTGGCGTATAAGCGAGTGATTTTAACGCCATTCAATACCTGATTGGGGATGTTTGTTACTAGAAGCCAAGGCTCTTTTGCACCTTTGTGGAATACTTTTCCTGCTGAATGCTTTTGGCAGGTTCGGCTGTGTCGATGGGGTTTTCTGCCTTTAGGTTGACTCTTGTATAAGTAGGCAAAGCATGTGAGCGGCGAACGCCGTGCTAATTGGCTTTCCCCTAAAAACTGCGGCGTGTCAGTTGCCTGAGGATAGAAGGTCTTGTTCCATTGCCAAGGTGCATCACCACATTTGATCGAGACTTCGCCACGTACGCGTCCCAACCAGAACCAACCTTTATTGGCGACTTGCCGAAACCATGTATTTCTAAATCCAGCATCCGAGACAATGATAGGAGTGCAGCCTTCGGGCAGGAGCGTTTGAAGCTTATCGAGAAAGTATTGATGGCTCTTTGGAGAGTTGTAGTTTTTGTATTCAAACGCCTGCTCATAAAGCGTGACGGCTCGACCTTTAACGGCGACTGAAGCGCGCAATGTCATATAACGTAGCTGCTCACGAACATCTGACCAATCAACGAGCACCACAGGAAAAGGGTTGGCACGGGTAATAAAGGACGCATGCCACCTATAAATGGCGTCTTTTTCACGGTGTAGGTTGCGATTACCGAGCAATCGGTCGATACGTTTAATCGCATGCTTTACGGTGGTATCGGTGTCGAGTGCGCGCCCAATTTTGGTCAATGTGAGATCAGAGCCGTCGAGTACAGTTTTGGTTGCAAGCATCAGAGATCTCAGTCGTTTTTTGTGAATGTCAGGGCATTGATTCTCGAGAGTTTGCTGTAGAATTTGAATGTCGCGCATCGTTAGGGTTCCCTATTAAATCCATTTAATCAGGTGTGTTTTTGGCGAAATTCATTAGATCAGAATGAGCGATGCGCGTCTACTCATTGTTTTATATAGAAATTATGAGGGGATTCGTAAGAATGCGGCGTTATGTTCTAGGGAGAAATCAAGTGGTTGAACGGATTACTTACGAAAGCTTACCTCAAATCGCAGGGCCTTATGTCCATGCAACAAAGCACGATAAAACGCTTTATATATCAGGGCTTACAGCTTATGGAACAGAAGCTCAAACCTTTGGTCTGAAAGAGCAAACTAAAGAGATCTTGGAGCAAATCTCAGAAGTCCTTAGGTTAGAGAAACGCTTAAAAAGCGATCTGGTGAAACTGACAATTTTTGTTCGTGACATGTCAATGTTAGGCAGCATCCGAGAGCTACTTTTCAATTTCTATGACGGCAATTTACCAGCATGCTCACTGGTAGAAGTATCCAAGCTAATTCACGCGGATTTACAGATAGAAATTGAGGCCGTCGTAGCGCTGTAAGTACGAACATAACAAGCAATTTAAGAGGGATTCACAACGCTTGGCATTTTTGCTTCTACTTCAAATTTAGTGTTTATGGCACAATGCTTTAGGTTTGGGAGGTGGCGTTGTTCACCCCTTAATTGGGCGTTATATTTTTAATCAATTTTCGAGTCAAAATTATGGATGAAAGAAGTAGAGTTTATCTGGAGCAATACCTGAATTCTTTACCTGATGAAGTTGCTTCCAAATACACTTCGTTCAGCTCAGACTATTTCTGTGCAGATGAACACAATGCTAATCTCTGTGCCGAGTTAATCCTTCATGGTGAAAAGCGTGCATCATGCAGCTTAGACTATTGGTACAGTGAAAAAGGCGATCCAATGCCAGTTGTTGGACACCTTCAAGTGGTGACAAACTGGGATGGTATGCCGATTTGTATTATAGAAATGACGTCTGTAACCAAGCAAAAATACAGGGAAGTAACACCGGAGTTCGCGGCTTTAGAAGGTGAGGGTGATAAGACTCTAGCTTGGTGGCGGGAGGCGCATTGGAATTTCTTCTCGAAAGAGTGCGTAGAGCTAGGAATATCACCGTCGGAAGATATGTTGCTGGTTCTAGAGCAGTTCAAAGTGGTGTACAAATAAAAATATAACAAACAATTTAAGAGGGATTCCCAACGCTTGGCATTTTTGCTTCTACTTCAAATTTAGTGGTTACGGTACAATGCGTTAGGTTGGGTGGTAGCGTTGCTCACCCCTTAATTGGGCGTTAGTACTGGATTGGCATCAACGGTAAAATTTTCGGAGTTTATCGGTTTCTTTTCCTAGCTTTACACCTGGTTAAATGTGCCTTTCACGTTCTTTCCGGTGGCACTATATGAGTTGTGTTCGCGTTGATTTCACCGTTTACGGTTTCTAACTTTCGGGTTATTTCTTTGGTGTGGTTTCTTTGATGCTGGGAAATTTTCGTCAAACACTGAGTTTCTTTGGCGCGGTTGTTTAATCCTGAAGACCGTATCCTTTGCTAATTTGAAAACGGTGAAAATAGGTCAGTTAAGCAAGTTTTTCTTCTCGCCAACTTGCGTTTTGAGATTGAGTTCTAGTTTGGCAGTTGTCCCTTTAGCTTCAGCGTTTTAAGTCTTAATTTTCGTGCTATATTTCAATATCTTGGCATGTACCAAAGGTTAACGGGCAGCGTACTAACAAACAATTCAAGAGGGATTCGTAACGCGTGGCATTTTTACTATGCGTTAATTTTAGTGATTAAGGTGGTTTGCGGTGGCATCGGTGTTGCGTTACTCACCCCTTAATTGGGCGTTATAACCTTAGAGGGAAAAATGGAACTTAGAGCATTTGAAAAAGAAGACCATGACCTGCTTATCGGGTGGATCGACTCGGATAAATTGAATTATCAATGGGGTGGTCCAAACTTTGAGTTTCCATTGGATTCAGTGCAAATTTCTAAACATTGTTCTCAAGCGCAAGTGTTTCCCTTTATCTTCGTTGTTGCAGGTCAGAGTGCTGGCTATGTTGAACTATTCAAAGTTTCAGCGTCACATTTTAGAATTTGCCGGGTATTTGTTTCGGACGGCTTTCGTGGAAAGGGCATTTCAAAGCTCATGCTTGGTCAGTTAGTCGAGCTAGCAAAAGAAAAATACTGCGCTAGCTTACTGTCATTGGCCGTATTTGAACGAAACATAGTTGCGAGAAATTGTTATGAGTCTCTTGGTTTTACCGTGACATCGCGTGAAAATGGCTCTCGTTCTTTCGACGGTGAGGTTTGGGGTCTTTTACGCATGGAAAAACGGTTATAACAAAGCGTTTAAGACGGATTCACAACGCTTGGCATTTTTGGTTTAATTTGGCTTAAGTGTTTACGGCACAATGGCTTAGGTCGAGTGGTCGCGTTGTTCACCACTTAATGCGGCGTTAGTACTGGATGGGCATCAAAGGTAAAATTTCCGGTGTTTATCGGTTTCTTTTCCTTGCTTTGCACCTGATCAAATGTGCCTTTCACGTTCTTTCCGGTGGCACTATATGTGTAGAGTTTGTTGTCACTTCACTGTTTACGGTTTCTAACTTTCGGGCTATTTCTTTGGTGTGGTTTCTTTGATGTTGGGAAATTTTCGTCAAAAACTGAGTTTTTCTGTCGCTGTCGTTTAGTTCTGAAGCCCTTATCCTTTGTTAATTTGAAAGCGGTGAAAATAGGGCGGTTAAGCAAGTTTTTCTTCTCGCCAACTTGCGTTTTGAGAGTGAGTTCTAGTTTGGCAGTTGTCCCTTTAGCTTCCGCGTTTTAAGCTTCAGTGTTCGTGCTATATTTTAATATCTTGGCGTGTGCCAAAGGCTTTAAGGGCAGCGTACTAACAAAGCGTTTAAGAGGGATTTGGCACGCGTGGCATTTTTGGTTTGCAGTGGGTTCAGTGTTAAAGGCGCTGTGCGGTAGCTTTGGTGTTGCGTGCCGGCACCCCTTAACGCGGCGTTATATGCCAGATGAAGAAAGCCTAAAAATTCAGGTTAATAACCTTGGTGTTCAGCGTTGAGTTTTGGCCTTTGGGCGTCGAGATTTTTCAGTTTCAATTCTAGTTTTCTTTGGTTCGTGGCTCGCTTTCGGGCTGCCGGTCGCAGATGGTTTTATTCTTTGGTGCTGGTAATGCCAGGTCAATTTAGGCAACACCTGCTGCTGAAATTCAGCTCTGTGAAATTGCCTTTCTAAAAGCGGATTTGCTTGCTGAGAGGGCGCTTTCTCTGTTGTGGTGAGTCCTTGTGGTTTCAGTGAGTTTGTTGAAAGATCTCATTGTGAAATTGCCGTTCCAAAAGCACTTTTTGGTGTCGTCAGTCCGTTTTCTGCGGCGTTGAAAATTCCAAGTGGTTTCAGTGGCAAGTCGCCGCAAGTCTAAGCCTGACTTAAGTGCATCAAGGCACATAAAAATCATGGTTTCAAAGCTGGGCTTGGCTTAAAATTTCGGCTTAAACGATCACATATAACAAAGCGTTTAAGAGGGATTTGGCACGCGTGGCATTTTTAATATGCGTTGAGTTCAGTGTTTATGGCGCTGTGCGGTAGCTTTTGTATTGCGTGCCGGCACCCCTTAACGCGGCGTTAGTTTGCAAGAGGAAAAACGCAGCTATATCGCAAGATCTAGTGGTAAAAGCTCAAAGTCGAAATTTTCGTATCGGCGTTCAATTTCAGTGTTAACTAGCGTGGTGAAAATCCAAAATTGGCATCGTTTCAACGGTTGATTTGTTCTTTGGTGCGGCGACTTTTGGGTTAACTGAGTTGAACTTTTTTGCTGAAACTCTGCTCGTTGAGTTTGTTGGTACAAAAGCCGATTTACTCGCTGAAATGACGTTTTCTCTGGTGTGGTGGGTTCCACGTGGTTTCAGTGACTTTGTTGAAAGTCCGCATTGTGAGATTGGTTTTCCAAAAGCGCTTTTTGGTGTTGTGAGTTCGTTTTCTGCGGCGTTGTTTGTTCCACGTGGTTTCATTGAGTAGCCGCTTTGAGACCACGCCTGACGTAAGTGCATCAAAGCACATAAAGTTTATTGTTTGCAAAGTTTAAAATAACGTAAAATCAACGCTTTGGGTCTGCAAACTAACAAACTGCTCAAGAGGGATTCGCAACGCGTGGCATTTTCACTATGCGTTGAATTTAGTGATTAAGGCGGTATGCGGCGGCTACAGTATTGCGTTGCTCACCCCTTAGCAGGGCGCTGGCGGATCCCCTCATAATTCACCTAAGCCACAAGTGTGTGTGAGACGTTGATATTCCAACATAGCCCAATGATATTGGGATCCTTTTATTTGGTATCTCCGATGACAACGTACCTCTTTACCCAGTCTAGGGATGGATAGTACTCGGCGATGTTTGATGGTGTTGGCTTGGAAGTCATAATGCCATTGAGCTTGCATGGCGATTAAGCCATTCCACCACATGATGATTTCTGCCATTAGCGCCATGAGCAGCAGGATATCGATACGATTCGTACAGCGAGTTCGATTGTGGCGCAGTGCCAATCCGTAAGCGGGGCTTTTTAGATCTCGAAACGACTCTTCAATCTGCATTCTTTTGGCGTATAAGCGAGTGATTTTAACGCCATTCAATACCTGATTGGGGATGTTTGTTACTAGAAGCCAAGGCTCTTTTGCACCTCTGTGGAATACTTTTTCTGCTGAATGCTTTTGGCAGGTTCGGCTGTGTCGATGGGGTTTTCTGCCTTTAGGTTGGCTCTTGTATAAATAGGCAAAGCATGTGAGCGGCGAACGCCGTGCTAATTGGCTTTCCCCTAAAAACTGCGGTTTGTCAGTTGCCTGAGGATAGAAGGT belongs to Vibrio sp. STUT-A11 and includes:
- a CDS encoding RidA family protein, encoding MVERITYESLPQIAGPYVHATKHDKTLYISGLTAYGTEAQTFGLKEQTKEILEQISEVLRLEKRLKSDLVKLTIFVRDMSMLGSIRELLFNFYDGNLPACSLVEVSKLIHADLQIEIEAVVAL
- a CDS encoding IS4 family transposase; the protein is MRDIQILQQTLENQCPDIHKKRLRSLMLATKTVLDGSDLTLTKIGRALDTDTTVKHAIKRIDRLLGNRNLHREKDAIYRWHASFITRANPFPVVLVDWSDVREQLRYMTLRASVAVKGRAVTLYEQAFEYKNYNSPKSHQYFLDKLQTLLPEGCTPIIVSDAGFRNTWFRQVANKGWFWLGRVRGEVSIKCGDAPWQWNKTFYPQATDTPQFLGESQLARRSPLTCFAYLYKSQPKGRKPHRHSRTCQKHSAGKVFHKGAKEPWLLVTNIPNQVLNGVKITRLYAKRMQIEESFRDLKSPAYGLALRHNRTRCTNRIDILLLMALMAEIIMWWNGLIAMQAQWHYDFQANTIKHRRVLSIPRLGKEVRCHRRYQIKGSQYHWAMLEYQRLTHTCGLGEL
- a CDS encoding ASCH domain-containing protein gives rise to the protein MDERSRVYLEQYLNSLPDEVASKYTSFSSDYFCADEHNANLCAELILHGEKRASCSLDYWYSEKGDPMPVVGHLQVVTNWDGMPICIIEMTSVTKQKYREVTPEFAALEGEGDKTLAWWREAHWNFFSKECVELGISPSEDMLLVLEQFKVVYK
- a CDS encoding IS4 family transposase, with the protein product MRDIQILQQTLENQCPDIHKKRLRSLMLATKTVLDGSDLTLTKIGRALDTDTTVKHAIKRIDRLLGNRNLHREKDAIYRWHASFITRANPFPVVLVDWSDVREQLRYMTLRASVAVKGRAVTLYEQAFEYKNYNSPKSHQYFLDKLQTLLPEGCTPIIVSDAGFRNTWFRQVANKGWFWLGRVRGEVSIKCGDAPWQWNKTFYPQATDKPQFLGESQLARRSPLTCFAYLYKSQPKGRKPHRHSRTCQKHSAEKVFHRGAKEPWLLVTNIPNQVLNGVKITRLYAKRMQIEESFRDLKSPAYGLALRHNRTRCTNRIDILLLMALMAEIIMWWNGLIAMQAQWHYDFQANTIKHRRVLSIPRLGKEVRCHRRYQIKGSQYHWAMLEYQRLTHTCGLGEL
- a CDS encoding GNAT family N-acetyltransferase, coding for MELRAFEKEDHDLLIGWIDSDKLNYQWGGPNFEFPLDSVQISKHCSQAQVFPFIFVVAGQSAGYVELFKVSASHFRICRVFVSDGFRGKGISKLMLGQLVELAKEKYCASLLSLAVFERNIVARNCYESLGFTVTSRENGSRSFDGEVWGLLRMEKRL